From a region of the Cyclopterus lumpus isolate fCycLum1 chromosome 5, fCycLum1.pri, whole genome shotgun sequence genome:
- the lmod1b gene encoding leiomodin-1, which produces MSRRKVRGLTRTGRQVSEDPDLDNLLSTLSPEEVEELEKDMMKVPDIKPEDGKILAQGESQAAQQPISNNVRDVKQDGRRESDRKGKLSEREQSFEGETKKESRKQEYLRKMGLSQEGNDDVTAGLQRQTSVSSERDTKVDNRNSKGPESLKEERSRLSSRYSKQESRESDVKEETKEKHEDKIRDRRENRESTGSKTKDMISKLQERKDDGKDKKEDCRRRDESKTKDIISKLREKHEKDTGKEKERRSESFRTQGLVSKMLEKQSKESPAPQSKTEEKKPQAEEEKAEDKNKPDAKLERQPSERGEVQVKHDKAEKRTDREELVNHSDHVKEKEKKIGMEEKVEEKKEKEESNGKETEKLGNCVAKKSPNSKAKEEEEEDEDSSMFDELMEQVRSNDPTLTELNVNNSEVIKTKTLMEFAEALHKNSHVKKFAMANCRADDHVAYAIAGTLRSNKTITSINVDSNHLTGKGILSLIQALPHNCTLTELRFQNQRHICGGKTEMEMTKILKENTTLLKLGYHFELAGPRMTTTNILSRNMDRQRQKRLLEQKQAQANGEKKGALEVPKVGAGGSLRNSPRASPKPSPIPSPVPSPKLTPKRGAGGPAPPPPPPPPGCGPPPPPPPMLDVDSLRNSLTPVSQRKLDGKSPGGCKNSRDQLLDSIRGNNKKQLNKVPVPKWLQ; this is translated from the exons ATGTCcaggagaaaggtgagaggcCTGACCCGTACGGGCCGCCAGGTCAGCGAAGACCCAGACCTGGACAACCTGCTGTCCACTCTCTCcccggaggaggtggaggagctggagaaggacaTGATGAAAGTACCAGACATCAAGCCAGAGGACGGGAAGATCCTCGCCCAAGGGGAGAGCCAAGCTGCGCAGCAACCTATAAGCAACAATGTCCGGGACGTTAAACAGGACGGCAGGCGCGAGAGTGACCGTAAAGGGAAGCTCAGCGAGAGGGAACAGTCATTTGAG GGTGAGACAAAGAAGGAGAGCCGGAAGCAGGAATATCTGAGGAAAATGGGCCTGAGCCAGGAGGGGAATGACGACGTGACAGCAGGACTACAAAGACAAACTAGTGTCTCAAGTGAAAGAGACACTAAGGTCGACAACAGAAACAGCAAAGGTCCAGAAAGTTTGAAAGAGGAACGAAGTCGGCTTTCGAGTAGATACTCGAAGCAAGAAAGCAGAGAGAGTGACGTGAAGGAGGAGACCAAAGAGAAACACGAGGACAAGATAAGAGACCGAAGAGAAAACAGGGAGAGCACGGGTAGCAAAACAAAGGATATGATTTCAAAGTTAcaggaaagaaaagatgatGGCAAAGACAAGAAAGAAGACTGCAGGAGAAGAGATGAGAGCAAAACCAAAGACATTATCTCGAAGCTACGAGAAAAGCACGAGAAGGACACGGgcaaggaaaaagagagaagatcTGAGAGTTTCAGGACACAAGGCCTCGTCTCCAAAATGTTGGAAAAGCAGAGCAAAGAAAGCCCGGCCCCGCAGAGTAAAACCGAAGAGAAGAAGCCTcaagcagaggaggaaaaagctgAAGATAAAAACAAGCCCGATGCCAAACTTGAGCGACAGCCATCAGAGAGGGGTGAAGTGCAGGTGAAACACGACAAGGCAGAGAAAAGAACAGATCGAGAGGAGCTGGTTAACCACAGTGACCAcgtgaaagagaaggagaagaagatcgGCATGGAGGAGAAAGtagaggagaaaaaggaaaaagaggagagtAATGGAAAAGAAACGGAGAAACTTGGCAACTGTGTGGCCAAAAAAAGCCCCAACAGCAAGgcgaaggaggaagaggaggaggacgaagactcCAGCATGTTTGATGAGCTGATGGAGCAGGTTCGCAGCAACGACCCCACCCTCACGGAGCTCAATGTCAACAACTCGGAGGTCATCAAGACCAAAACACTCATGGAGTTTGCAGAGGCTTTGCACAAGAACAGCCATGTGAAGAAGTTTGCAATGGCTAACTGCCGGGCAGACGACCATGTGGCTTATGCCATCGCGGGCACGCTACGCAGCAACAAGACCATCACCAGCATCAACGTGGACTCCAACCATCTCACTGGCAAGGGCATCCTGTCTCTGATCCAGGCGCTGCCACACAACTGCACGCTGACCGAGCTTCGCTTTCAAAACCAGCGTCACATCTGTGGCGGGAAGACCGAGATGGAGATGACCAAGATCCTGAAAGAGAACACCACCTTGCTCAAACTGGGCTACCACTTTGAGTTAGCTGGACCCAGAATGACAACGACAAACATACTGAGTCGCAACATGGACCGACAGAGGCAGAAGCGCCTGCTGGAGCAGAAGCAGGCCCAGGCCAACGGGGAGAAGAAGGGGGCACTGGAGGTACCCAAGGTTGGGGCTGGAGGGTCTCTGAGAAACTCGCCCAGAGCTTCCCCTAAACCGTCTCCCATACCGTCCCCTGTGCCATCACCAAAGCTGACTCCtaaaagaggagctggaggtccggctccaccaccacctccgcctcctcctggGTGTggacctccccctcctcctcctcccatgcTGGATGTAGACTCCCTGAGGAACTCTCTGACCCCGGTGTCGCAGAGGAAACTGGATGGAAAAAGCCCGGGCGGTTGTAAGAACTCAAGAGACCAACTGCTTGACTCGATCAGAGGAAACAATAAGAAACAACTCAATAAG GTGCCGGTGCCAAAGTGGTTGCAGTAG